The following coding sequences are from one Candidatus Firestonebacteria bacterium RIFOXYD2_FULL_39_29 window:
- a CDS encoding threonine synthase — MKEINIYKGLIDTWRKYLPVTKKTPVISLCEGNTPLIRAFNLERKISKDIELYLKFEGMNPTGSFKDRGMTMAISKAKEEGSKAVICASTGNTSASAAAYAARAGMKCVVILPAGKIALGKLTQALMHGATVLAVDGNFDDALNVVKEISSKYPITLVNSINPYRIEGQKTGAFEICENFVPDFHAIPVGNAGNITAYWKGYKEFRAVGRINRTPVMLGFQAEGAAPIVRGYPVEKPETIATAIRIGNPASWKQAEAARDESKGLIDMVSDNEIVAAYKILAATEGVFCEPASAASIAGVYKLAGKKYFSKKAGTKKARVVCILTGHGLKDPDRAIKVSKPPITVKPSIKEIMKHISL; from the coding sequence ATGAAAGAAATAAATATTTATAAAGGATTGATTGACACCTGGAGAAAATATCTTCCGGTAACAAAAAAGACTCCGGTGATTTCCCTTTGTGAAGGAAATACTCCGCTGATACGCGCTTTTAATCTTGAAAGAAAGATCAGTAAAGATATTGAGCTTTATCTGAAGTTTGAAGGTATGAACCCGACCGGTTCTTTTAAAGACCGCGGAATGACAATGGCAATTTCCAAAGCAAAGGAGGAAGGTTCCAAAGCGGTAATCTGTGCTTCTACGGGAAATACTTCTGCTTCGGCCGCGGCTTATGCCGCCAGAGCGGGAATGAAGTGTGTGGTTATTCTTCCTGCCGGAAAGATAGCTTTGGGTAAACTTACGCAAGCTCTTATGCATGGAGCTACGGTGCTTGCTGTAGACGGTAACTTCGATGATGCTTTAAATGTTGTTAAAGAGATCTCCTCAAAATATCCGATAACACTTGTTAATTCTATTAATCCTTACAGAATAGAGGGGCAAAAAACAGGAGCTTTTGAGATATGCGAGAATTTTGTCCCTGATTTTCACGCGATTCCTGTCGGAAATGCCGGAAATATTACTGCATATTGGAAGGGATATAAGGAGTTTAGAGCTGTCGGAAGGATTAACAGAACTCCCGTAATGCTTGGTTTTCAGGCGGAAGGAGCGGCTCCGATTGTCCGTGGATATCCGGTAGAAAAACCTGAAACGATAGCGACTGCAATACGTATTGGGAATCCTGCTTCCTGGAAACAGGCGGAGGCGGCGAGGGATGAATCCAAAGGTCTTATTGATATGGTGAGTGATAATGAAATAGTGGCAGCTTATAAAATACTTGCGGCAACAGAAGGCGTATTTTGTGAACCGGCTTCAGCAGCTTCAATAGCCGGTGTCTATAAACTTGCAGGAAAAAAATATTTTTCAAAGAAAGCCGGTACTAAAAAAGCCAGAGTAGTTTGTATCCTGACAGGTCACGGTCTTAAAGATCCTGACAGGGCAATTAAGGTCTCCAAACCACCCATAACGGTTAAACCTAGCATTAAAGAAATAATGAAGCACATTTCCTTGTAA
- a CDS encoding four helix bundle protein, giving the protein MPFLFENLKVYQNSLNFAEEVSNLTEGFRKGTYYLVDQLNRASLSIATNIAEGNGRFQKADRIHFFRIARGSAFECVPILELCKRKQLISEEPNKKLKEKLNEIGKMLTGLIQY; this is encoded by the coding sequence ATGCCATTCCTTTTCGAAAATCTAAAAGTCTATCAAAATTCTCTTAATTTTGCTGAAGAAGTCAGCAATCTTACCGAAGGGTTCCGGAAAGGTACCTATTATCTCGTTGACCAGTTGAATCGTGCATCTTTATCAATTGCAACGAACATCGCCGAAGGAAACGGTCGCTTCCAAAAAGCCGACCGTATACATTTCTTCAGGATAGCCAGAGGTTCTGCTTTTGAATGTGTGCCTATTCTTGAGTTATGCAAGAGAAAACAACTAATAAGCGAAGAGCCCAACAAAAAACTTAAAGAAAAGCTGAATGAAATAGGTAAAATGTTAACAGGATTAATTCAGTATTAG
- a CDS encoding homoserine dehydrogenase, which translates to MKNDIKVGLIGFGTVGASAVRIINENNAKVSRRAGGRIIVTRIADKDITTNRGVKIDKKILTTDAYNIINDPDIDIVVELIGGVEPAHKFIIDALNNGKHVVTANKAVLAKYWEEIMETAKKNGVDVYIEASVGAGIPVIQALHDGLAANNIKSIYGIVNGTTNYILTRMLEDNKDFEEVLKDAQKKGYAEADPSTDLEGKDAANKLAILSSIAFDTAVDLKDVYVEGISRITRKDMLNARELGYVIKLLAIAKAVDGTLDVRVHPALISSEHQLAAVDDVYNGIYFVGDAVGPVMFYGQGAGGDSAASAVVSDIIYIARNIINGIAGKVPSVFFEKGKAKIKVKSINEINFRYFLRFTVLDKPGVFAKIAGVLATHGISISSVDQKEQHSGSKVPVIITTHEAKEKEMRKALAEIDKLSATKEKTLALRMEKGE; encoded by the coding sequence ATGAAGAACGATATTAAAGTAGGGTTAATCGGCTTTGGTACGGTTGGGGCTTCAGCTGTCAGGATAATTAATGAAAATAATGCCAAAGTAAGCAGGCGCGCCGGCGGCAGGATAATTGTAACAAGGATCGCGGATAAAGATATTACTACTAACCGGGGTGTTAAAATTGACAAAAAGATACTTACCACCGATGCCTATAATATCATAAATGATCCGGATATAGATATTGTTGTCGAGCTAATCGGTGGAGTTGAGCCTGCCCATAAGTTTATTATTGATGCCCTGAATAACGGTAAACATGTTGTAACAGCCAATAAAGCTGTGCTTGCTAAATACTGGGAAGAGATAATGGAAACAGCGAAGAAGAACGGAGTGGATGTATATATCGAAGCTTCTGTCGGCGCCGGAATACCGGTTATACAAGCTCTCCATGACGGTTTGGCGGCAAATAATATTAAATCCATATATGGCATTGTAAACGGTACTACCAATTATATCCTTACAAGGATGCTCGAGGACAATAAGGATTTTGAAGAAGTGCTTAAAGACGCGCAAAAAAAAGGTTACGCGGAGGCGGATCCTTCTACGGATCTTGAAGGTAAAGATGCGGCGAACAAACTGGCAATACTTTCTTCCATTGCCTTTGATACGGCCGTTGACCTTAAGGATGTCTACGTGGAAGGAATTTCCCGTATTACCAGAAAAGATATGCTCAATGCCAGGGAGCTTGGATATGTTATTAAACTTCTTGCAATTGCCAAGGCTGTGGACGGGACCCTGGATGTCAGGGTTCATCCCGCGCTTATTTCCAGCGAACACCAGTTGGCTGCGGTTGATGATGTGTATAACGGTATTTATTTCGTCGGTGACGCGGTTGGGCCTGTTATGTTCTACGGACAGGGAGCCGGCGGAGATTCAGCCGCTTCCGCGGTCGTAAGTGATATTATATATATCGCAAGGAATATAATAAACGGAATAGCGGGTAAAGTTCCAAGCGTATTTTTTGAAAAAGGAAAAGCAAAAATTAAAGTTAAATCCATAAATGAAATAAATTTCAGGTATTTTTTGAGATTTACAGTTCTGGATAAACCCGGAGTATTTGCGAAAATAGCGGGAGTACTTGCAACGCATGGAATCAGCATCTCTTCTGTAGATCAGAAAGAACAGCATTCGGGCAGTAAAGTTCCGGTAATTATAACCACTCATGAGGCAAAAGAGAAAGAGATGAGAAAGGCCCTTGCTGAAATAGATAAACTTTCCGCCACCAAAGAAAAAACCCTGGCGCTGCGTATGGAAAAGGGAGAATAA
- a CDS encoding citramalate synthase translates to MKKVILYDTTLRDGAQGEGVTFSVDEKLKIAKKLDEIGIDYIEGGWPGANPKDAEFFRKLKELKLMHSRSVAFGSTRRAKNSAKDDENLKAIIKSGSYAAAIFGKTWDLHVSDALRISLEENLKLIFDSVEYLKANKLEVFYDAEHFFDGYKANKEYAVRTLLAAEKAGADYLVLCDTNGGCLTSEIKTIIEDVKKHVKISLGIHAHNDSDMAAANSVTAVECGAMVVEGTINGFGERCGNANLCTVIPNLQLKSGVSCLSAGKLKELTSLSIFVADIANVMLADNMPFVGYSAFAHKGGIHVDAVKKNPRTYEHTEPEFVGNKRRVLISDQSGISNVLYKATELNIDMGKDNPASKELLRKLKELENQGYNFEDAEASFELLMKKATKTHRTFFNLEGFRVILESRAGKVVSEATIKVSVKGVSEHTAAEGNGPVDALNNALRKALERFYPSLSQVYLRDFKVRIINPQAATEAICRVNIESTDGKTIWSTVGVSTNLIEASWYALLDSIEYKLLKDGVK, encoded by the coding sequence ATGAAAAAAGTTATTCTTTATGACACAACTTTAAGAGACGGGGCGCAGGGAGAGGGGGTAACTTTCTCTGTTGATGAAAAACTGAAAATTGCCAAAAAACTGGATGAAATTGGGATTGATTATATTGAAGGTGGTTGGCCGGGTGCGAATCCTAAAGATGCTGAATTTTTCCGGAAATTAAAGGAGCTTAAGTTAATGCATTCCCGGAGTGTTGCTTTTGGCAGTACGAGAAGGGCAAAAAATTCCGCTAAAGACGATGAAAACCTGAAAGCTATCATTAAGTCCGGGTCATATGCTGCAGCAATCTTTGGCAAGACCTGGGACCTTCATGTATCCGATGCGCTTCGCATTTCCCTTGAAGAAAATCTGAAATTAATCTTTGATTCTGTGGAATACCTGAAAGCGAATAAGCTTGAAGTATTTTATGATGCTGAGCATTTTTTTGACGGATACAAGGCAAATAAGGAATATGCTGTTAGAACTCTTTTAGCGGCGGAAAAAGCAGGAGCGGACTATCTCGTGCTTTGCGATACCAATGGCGGGTGTCTGACTTCCGAGATCAAAACAATAATTGAAGACGTAAAAAAACATGTAAAAATATCTCTTGGAATTCATGCGCATAATGATTCCGATATGGCAGCAGCAAACTCTGTAACTGCCGTTGAATGCGGGGCTATGGTCGTTGAGGGGACAATAAACGGATTTGGAGAGAGATGCGGGAATGCAAATCTTTGTACAGTGATTCCAAATTTACAGCTTAAGTCAGGCGTTTCCTGCCTTTCTGCAGGTAAATTAAAAGAACTTACCTCGCTTTCTATTTTTGTTGCCGATATTGCGAATGTAATGCTTGCTGACAATATGCCGTTTGTCGGTTATTCTGCTTTTGCTCATAAAGGCGGAATCCATGTTGATGCAGTTAAGAAAAACCCCAGAACTTACGAGCATACAGAACCGGAATTTGTCGGTAATAAAAGAAGAGTACTTATTTCCGATCAGTCGGGTATCAGCAATGTTCTTTATAAAGCAACAGAACTGAATATTGATATGGGAAAAGATAATCCTGCTTCAAAAGAACTTTTAAGGAAACTCAAAGAATTGGAGAATCAGGGGTACAATTTTGAAGACGCAGAAGCTTCCTTTGAGCTTTTGATGAAAAAAGCTACGAAGACGCATCGAACCTTTTTTAATCTGGAAGGTTTCAGGGTAATACTTGAAAGTAGAGCCGGTAAAGTAGTCTCGGAAGCTACAATAAAAGTTTCGGTTAAGGGTGTTTCTGAACATACAGCAGCAGAAGGGAACGGGCCTGTCGATGCTTTAAATAATGCTTTAAGAAAAGCGCTTGAGAGGTTTTATCCTTCCTTATCTCAGGTTTATCTCAGGGATTTTAAAGTGAGGATAATTAACCCTCAGGCGGCTACCGAAGCTATTTGCCGCGTTAATATTGAGTCTACAGACGGAAAGACTATCTGGAGCACGGTTGGAGTTTCTACTAATCTTATCGAAGCCAGCTGGTATGCGCTTCTAGACAGTATAGAATATAAACTTCTTAAAGACGGAGTTAAGTGA
- a CDS encoding NADH dehydrogenase (The point of entry for the majority of electrons that traverse the respiratory chain eventually resulting in the reduction of oxygen) has translation MGILLDEAPYILEKFPGGGFVITSADWFINWSRANSLWPLTFGLACCAFEMISANMSKYDLDRFGVFPRPTPRQADLIFVAGTLTKKMAPRLKKLYDQMGEPKYVISMGSCSNTGGPFYDSYSVVKGVDKVIPVDVYVTGCPPRPENLIQGIIKLQEKIKKDTIKNNGRARIFNKNKS, from the coding sequence ATGGGTATATTGCTTGACGAAGCACCATATATACTGGAAAAGTTCCCCGGCGGAGGGTTTGTAATTACATCCGCAGACTGGTTTATTAACTGGTCTCGCGCTAATTCTCTTTGGCCATTGACTTTTGGTTTAGCCTGCTGTGCTTTCGAAATGATCTCAGCAAATATGTCAAAATATGACCTTGACCGGTTCGGGGTCTTCCCGAGACCCACTCCCAGACAGGCTGATCTTATATTTGTAGCTGGAACATTGACAAAAAAAATGGCTCCAAGGCTGAAAAAACTTTATGACCAGATGGGAGAGCCCAAATATGTTATATCTATGGGGAGTTGTTCAAACACCGGCGGGCCTTTCTATGATTCTTATTCCGTTGTAAAAGGAGTGGACAAGGTAATTCCGGTGGATGTTTATGTTACAGGCTGTCCGCCTCGTCCCGAGAATCTCATTCAGGGTATTATAAAACTGCAGGAAAAAATAAAAAAGGATACAATAAAGAACAATGGACGCGCAAGAATATTTAACAAAAATAAAAGCTAA
- a CDS encoding NADH-quinone oxidoreductase subunit H: MEKVWLWGVSLIERLISWLGLPYIFAYTIEKIIFGVALLVFIAVSVLYLIWLERKVSAHMQSRMGPMHVGGWRGWAQTIADMVKLLFKEDIIPSKADKWVHRIAPIVVFVPSLMAFLVIPFEKNLIVQDLNIGILLIFAFSSIAVLAIIMGGWSSNNKYTLLGGIRSAAQMVSYEIPLVLSILSIVMVVGSLKLNDMVAAQSGDGKFWFVFTQPLAFILYLVAGTAEVNRVPFDIPEAESEIVSGYNTEYSGLKYGFYMLSEFTNMLIISMVAATVFLGGWSAPAWLSFLPGVVVLLIKTYFIVFILMWFRWTFPRLRVDRLMDFGWKILIPLAFLNIFIIGLRMVVFKW; encoded by the coding sequence TTGGAAAAAGTATGGTTATGGGGCGTTTCCCTTATTGAACGATTGATAAGCTGGCTGGGACTTCCCTATATTTTTGCGTATACTATAGAAAAAATAATATTTGGTGTTGCTCTTTTGGTTTTTATCGCGGTTTCAGTCCTGTATCTTATCTGGCTGGAGAGAAAAGTTTCCGCGCATATGCAATCACGTATGGGGCCTATGCATGTGGGCGGATGGAGAGGCTGGGCTCAAACTATAGCAGACATGGTAAAGCTCTTGTTTAAAGAGGATATTATCCCTTCAAAGGCGGACAAATGGGTTCATAGGATTGCTCCGATAGTGGTTTTTGTGCCTTCCCTGATGGCATTTCTGGTCATCCCCTTTGAGAAGAACCTTATAGTTCAAGATCTTAATATAGGGATACTTTTAATATTTGCTTTTTCTTCTATTGCCGTTCTTGCTATTATCATGGGCGGCTGGTCTTCCAATAATAAATATACCCTTCTTGGCGGTATCCGGTCGGCTGCGCAGATGGTGAGTTATGAAATCCCTCTGGTGCTTTCCATTTTAAGCATTGTTATGGTTGTAGGAAGCTTGAAACTCAATGATATGGTTGCTGCTCAAAGCGGAGACGGTAAGTTCTGGTTTGTATTTACTCAACCGCTGGCTTTTATATTGTACCTGGTTGCCGGTACAGCGGAAGTTAATAGAGTTCCGTTTGATATTCCTGAGGCTGAATCCGAGATAGTTTCCGGTTATAATACCGAATATAGCGGTCTTAAATATGGCTTTTACATGCTCTCGGAATTTACGAATATGCTTATTATTTCAATGGTTGCGGCTACGGTATTTTTGGGAGGCTGGAGCGCACCTGCCTGGCTTTCCTTCTTACCGGGTGTTGTTGTACTTTTAATTAAGACTTATTTCATTGTTTTTATTTTGATGTGGTTCAGATGGACTTTTCCCAGATTAAGGGTTGATCGCTTGATGGATTTTGGATGGAAGATTCTTATTCCTCTGGCGTTTCTTAACATATTTATTATCGGACTTCGCATGGTGGTGTTTAAATGGTAA
- a CDS encoding NADH dehydrogenase (Catalyzes the transfer of electrons from NADH to quinone), with translation MTENQINTTKILDKDGFETMYLNMGPQHPSTHGVLRLGLVLDGEVIVKAEPDIGYLHRGMEKLAEKRTYQANIAMSDRYDYVCSMNNNFAVALAIEKHLGVEAPIRAQYIRILMAELNRVVNHMLFFGFFAMDLGATTALVFGFREREQVIELFESVSGARLTYNYFRVGGVARDLPSDFVEKTKVFIRFMRAKLKDYDNLVTDNVIFRDRTEGVGKFSKEDCVGYSLSGPIIRASGIKYDIRKDDTYSVYNEFDFNVPALENGDCFDRYLLRMLELRESLKIIEQVLEKLEPGEIIAKVPKVIKPPVGEAYVRTESPKGELSVYLVSDGSANPYRFHLRAPSFINLQILQKVLVGVKVADVIAILGSIDITLGEIDR, from the coding sequence ATGACAGAAAACCAGATCAATACGACTAAAATATTAGATAAAGACGGCTTTGAGACCATGTATTTAAACATGGGGCCTCAGCATCCTTCTACACACGGGGTGTTACGCCTTGGACTGGTGCTTGACGGTGAAGTTATCGTAAAAGCAGAACCTGATATCGGCTATTTGCACAGAGGTATGGAAAAGCTTGCCGAGAAACGTACTTATCAGGCAAATATTGCTATGAGCGACAGGTATGATTATGTTTGTTCAATGAACAATAATTTTGCAGTTGCGTTAGCAATAGAGAAACATCTAGGAGTTGAAGCGCCAATAAGGGCTCAATATATAAGGATACTGATGGCAGAGCTGAACAGGGTTGTAAATCATATGCTCTTCTTTGGTTTCTTTGCCATGGATCTTGGAGCAACCACAGCTTTGGTTTTTGGATTCAGAGAGAGAGAACAGGTTATTGAACTTTTTGAAAGTGTTTCGGGAGCCCGTCTTACTTATAATTATTTCAGAGTGGGAGGCGTAGCAAGAGATCTTCCGTCTGATTTTGTAGAAAAAACAAAAGTGTTTATCAGGTTTATGAGAGCTAAATTAAAAGATTATGATAATCTGGTCACGGATAATGTTATTTTCAGGGACAGGACAGAAGGTGTCGGGAAGTTCTCAAAAGAAGATTGTGTCGGCTATTCCTTAAGCGGTCCGATAATCAGAGCTTCAGGCATTAAATATGATATTAGAAAAGACGATACTTATTCCGTATATAATGAATTTGATTTTAATGTTCCTGCTCTGGAAAATGGAGATTGTTTTGACCGGTATTTACTGAGAATGCTGGAACTCCGTGAATCATTAAAGATCATTGAACAGGTACTGGAAAAACTTGAACCTGGTGAAATTATTGCAAAAGTTCCAAAAGTAATAAAACCTCCTGTCGGAGAAGCTTATGTGAGGACAGAGTCGCCCAAAGGTGAACTGTCCGTTTATTTAGTAAGTGACGGTTCTGCCAATCCTTACAGATTTCATCTTAGAGCGCCGTCTTTTATTAATTTACAGATACTTCAAAAAGTTCTGGTCGGTGTCAAAGTTGCTGATGTTATCGCAATTTTAGGTTCTATTGATATAACTCTCGGAGAGATTGACAGATGA
- a CDS encoding methyltetrahydrofolate--corrinoid methyltransferase: MLIIGERINATRKHVGAAVANKDEKYIIKEATEQEQFGAHMIDVNAGKSPEKEVEDMKWLMELVQKHTKLPICIDSANSKAVAAALQLNKNGRPLVNSVTDEQPKIESILPLVKQYDTMVVALLIDEKGVADTVNRRMEIADSLVNKILKIGIKIEDIYVDPCIFPLSTNGINGLDAAESIMKIKAKFPGIKTTCGLSNISYGLPLRALINQAFVVMLMTAGLDSALIDPLDKKMVSLVYAAKALLNKDEYCMDYITAAREEKLV; this comes from the coding sequence ATGCTTATAATCGGAGAAAGAATAAATGCTACCAGAAAACATGTCGGCGCGGCTGTTGCCAATAAAGATGAGAAGTATATAATAAAAGAGGCGACGGAACAGGAACAGTTCGGGGCCCACATGATAGATGTTAATGCCGGCAAGTCTCCGGAAAAAGAAGTAGAAGATATGAAATGGCTTATGGAGCTGGTCCAGAAGCATACAAAGCTTCCTATCTGTATTGATTCGGCGAATTCGAAAGCGGTTGCTGCCGCCCTTCAATTAAACAAAAACGGCAGGCCTTTAGTTAATTCAGTTACGGATGAGCAGCCAAAAATAGAATCAATTCTGCCGCTTGTTAAACAATATGACACTATGGTAGTTGCGCTGCTTATAGATGAAAAAGGTGTTGCGGATACCGTAAACCGCCGTATGGAAATTGCTGATTCGCTTGTTAATAAGATACTTAAAATAGGAATAAAGATCGAAGATATTTATGTTGATCCTTGCATTTTTCCGTTGTCAACGAACGGTATAAACGGATTGGATGCGGCTGAAAGCATTATGAAGATCAAAGCAAAGTTCCCGGGGATAAAAACTACTTGCGGGCTTTCAAATATCTCTTATGGGCTTCCATTAAGAGCTCTTATCAATCAGGCTTTTGTTGTAATGCTTATGACTGCGGGGCTTGATTCAGCGCTTATTGATCCTCTTGATAAAAAGATGGTGTCACTTGTCTATGCGGCGAAGGCGCTTCTTAATAAAGATGAATACTGTATGGATTATATTACGGCAGCCAGAGAAGAAAAGCTTGTCTAA
- a CDS encoding aspartate kinase (catalyzes the formation of 4-phospho-L-aspartate from L-aspartate and ATP, in Bacillus, lysine sensitive; regulated by response to starvation.), whose product MGIIVQKFGGSSVATPANMKDVARRIVKCKDEGNEVVVVVSAPGDETDNLIDLAKQITDTPDEREMDVLLATGEQKSIALMAIAIKSLGCDAISFTGPQVGIVTDDVHGKARIVKIGGEKIVKALKLDKVVIVAGFQGMDVDEDITTLGRGGSDLTAVAIATALGAEVCELYKDVDGILTTNPKIVPEARLIKNISYEEMLEMASAGAQVVNARSIEYAQRYNMPVRVRPTFNEGMGTMITKEAKEMEKLYVSGVTYSKDEAKVTVYGIPDKPGNAGAIFRALADENINVDMIVQDVSEEGVTNLSFTIGKEELKKSLAAVEKVKARIGIKNIMIDEGIAKISVIGVGMRSHAGVAAMMFEALSESGVNIEMISTSEIKISVVIDKAKTEDAVRKLHLKFNLDKI is encoded by the coding sequence ATGGGGATAATTGTACAGAAATTTGGCGGGTCGTCGGTTGCTACTCCGGCAAATATGAAGGATGTGGCAAGACGTATCGTTAAATGCAAAGATGAGGGCAACGAGGTGGTTGTCGTTGTTTCTGCTCCGGGTGATGAAACAGATAATCTTATTGATCTTGCCAAGCAGATAACTGATACTCCGGATGAAAGGGAAATGGATGTACTCTTGGCAACAGGGGAACAAAAATCCATTGCGCTTATGGCGATTGCGATTAAATCTCTGGGTTGCGATGCTATTTCCTTTACCGGACCGCAGGTTGGTATTGTTACTGATGATGTACACGGTAAAGCAAGAATAGTCAAGATTGGCGGAGAAAAAATTGTTAAGGCTCTGAAACTTGATAAGGTGGTTATTGTTGCCGGTTTTCAGGGTATGGATGTTGATGAGGATATTACCACTTTGGGACGGGGCGGGTCTGATCTTACTGCTGTAGCAATTGCCACGGCTCTTGGCGCGGAAGTTTGCGAACTTTATAAAGATGTAGACGGAATACTGACTACAAATCCTAAGATAGTTCCGGAAGCCAGGCTTATTAAAAATATCTCCTACGAGGAAATGCTGGAGATGGCTTCGGCCGGTGCTCAGGTAGTTAATGCAAGGTCTATAGAATATGCACAGAGATATAATATGCCTGTACGGGTAAGGCCCACCTTTAACGAAGGAATGGGTACGATGATTACGAAGGAGGCAAAAGAAATGGAAAAATTATATGTCAGCGGTGTTACTTACAGCAAGGATGAAGCAAAAGTTACAGTTTACGGCATTCCTGATAAACCGGGAAATGCAGGTGCGATTTTCAGAGCTCTTGCCGATGAAAATATTAATGTTGATATGATAGTTCAGGACGTAAGTGAAGAAGGTGTTACTAATCTCTCCTTCACCATCGGGAAAGAGGAGCTTAAAAAATCTCTTGCGGCAGTGGAGAAGGTCAAAGCAAGGATAGGTATTAAAAATATTATGATAGATGAAGGTATAGCCAAAATATCGGTAATAGGTGTCGGGATGAGAAGCCATGCGGGTGTTGCGGCAATGATGTTTGAGGCGTTGTCCGAATCAGGGGTTAATATCGAGATGATTTCAACTTCTGAAATAAAGATATCTGTAGTGATTGACAAAGCGAAAACTGAAGATGCGGTGAGGAAATTGCATTTAAAATTTAACTTGGACAAAATTTAG